One window of the Planktothrix sp. FACHB-1365 genome contains the following:
- the ppsA gene encoding phosphoenolpyruvate synthase: MVDAYATTGTVNSEAKEKAFVLWFDEVGISDIPLVGGKNASLGEMIQELTRQGVNVPNGFATTAYAYRYFIESAGLEKKLRELFADLDVEDMPNLRQRGKQARSLILDTPFPADLEEAITSAYKKLCERYSTDGDFCNQFGEEYKEECKRYANDVDVAVRSSATAEDLPDASFAGQQETYLNVYGEEGVLESCHKCFASIFTDRAISYRTIKGFDHFNVALSVGVQKMVRSDLASSGVMFSIDTETGFKNAALVTAAYGLGENVVQGAVNPDEYFVFKPTLLQGFRPILEKRLGTKELKMVYDIGGSKLTKNVSVPQSEREKYCINDDEILQLAKWACIIENHYSQVRGTYTPMDIEWAKDGITGQLFIVQARPETVQSQKSGSVLKNFKLKGTSNVLSRGRAVGEMIGQGKARVILDVHKIDEFQAGEVLVTNKTDPDWEPIMKKSSAIVTNAGGRTCHAAIIAREMGIPAIVGCGDATSVIKNGQEITVSCSEGEEGRVYEGLVPFEVQETVLDNLPKTRTKILMNVGNPEEAFGLSGIPCDGVGLARLEFIIANHIKAHPLALLKFDQLEDELVKREIADLTKLYPNKPDFFVDKLAHGIGMIAAAFYPNPVIVRMSDFKSNEYANLLGGRQFEPKEENPMIGWRGASRYYDPNYREAYGLECVALKRVRDEMGLTNVVPMIPFCRTPDEGRKVLAEMEKHGLKRGENGLQVYVMCELPSNVIFADEFAQVFDGFSIGSNDLTQLTLGLDRDSALVAHIFDERNEAVRRMVTIAIKAAKKYGRKIGICGQAPSDYPEFARFLVELGIDSMSLNPDSVIKTILDIGKMEESGTLLDEVMDVAKAK, encoded by the coding sequence ATGGTTGACGCTTATGCAACGACGGGAACAGTAAATTCAGAAGCCAAAGAAAAAGCTTTTGTACTTTGGTTTGATGAAGTTGGAATTTCTGATATTCCGTTAGTCGGTGGGAAAAACGCATCTTTGGGGGAAATGATTCAAGAACTCACCCGCCAAGGTGTAAATGTTCCCAATGGATTTGCGACTACTGCTTATGCTTATCGTTATTTTATTGAGTCTGCGGGTTTAGAGAAAAAACTACGAGAACTATTTGCAGACCTCGACGTTGAGGATATGCCGAATTTGCGGCAACGCGGCAAACAAGCTCGTTCATTAATCCTTGACACTCCGTTTCCAGCCGACTTAGAAGAAGCGATTACCAGCGCTTATAAAAAACTTTGTGAACGCTACAGTACAGATGGGGATTTTTGCAACCAATTTGGCGAAGAATATAAGGAAGAATGCAAACGTTATGCCAACGATGTAGACGTTGCTGTTCGTTCCTCTGCGACGGCTGAAGATTTACCCGATGCTAGTTTTGCGGGACAACAAGAAACTTATTTAAACGTTTATGGCGAAGAAGGCGTATTAGAATCCTGCCATAAATGCTTTGCTTCGATTTTCACCGACCGGGCAATTTCCTATCGGACGATTAAAGGCTTCGATCATTTTAACGTAGCTCTCTCCGTTGGTGTACAAAAAATGGTGCGGTCTGACCTCGCCAGTTCTGGGGTGATGTTCTCCATTGACACTGAAACCGGATTCAAAAATGCCGCGTTAGTAACAGCCGCCTATGGGTTAGGAGAAAACGTTGTACAAGGTGCGGTGAACCCGGATGAATATTTCGTGTTCAAACCGACTTTATTACAAGGCTTCCGTCCAATTTTAGAAAAACGCTTAGGAACTAAAGAACTGAAGATGGTCTATGACATCGGCGGTTCTAAACTGACGAAAAACGTCTCTGTTCCTCAATCTGAACGGGAAAAATATTGTATTAACGACGATGAAATTCTGCAACTAGCGAAGTGGGCTTGTATTATTGAAAACCACTATTCGCAAGTTCGGGGTACTTACACTCCGATGGATATTGAATGGGCAAAAGACGGTATTACCGGACAATTATTCATCGTCCAAGCTCGTCCTGAAACGGTACAATCGCAAAAATCCGGTTCCGTTCTGAAAAACTTCAAACTCAAAGGAACCAGTAACGTGCTGTCACGGGGGCGCGCCGTGGGCGAAATGATTGGTCAAGGGAAAGCGCGAGTGATTTTGGATGTTCATAAAATTGATGAATTCCAAGCGGGTGAAGTGTTAGTCACCAATAAGACTGACCCCGACTGGGAACCGATTATGAAGAAATCCAGCGCTATTGTTACCAACGCTGGGGGACGGACGTGCCACGCCGCGATTATCGCCCGTGAAATGGGAATTCCAGCCATTGTCGGTTGCGGGGATGCCACCTCTGTGATTAAAAACGGACAAGAAATTACCGTTTCCTGTTCCGAAGGAGAAGAAGGTCGGGTTTATGAAGGCTTAGTTCCCTTTGAAGTTCAAGAAACCGTCCTGGATAATCTGCCGAAAACGCGGACGAAAATTTTAATGAACGTCGGGAACCCGGAAGAAGCCTTTGGGTTATCCGGTATTCCTTGCGATGGTGTGGGGTTAGCGCGGCTTGAGTTTATTATCGCTAACCATATTAAAGCCCACCCGTTAGCATTGTTGAAATTTGACCAACTCGAAGACGAATTAGTCAAACGGGAAATTGCTGACCTGACCAAACTTTATCCCAATAAACCCGACTTCTTTGTGGATAAACTGGCTCATGGTATCGGCATGATTGCGGCGGCGTTCTATCCCAATCCTGTGATTGTACGGATGTCCGACTTCAAGAGCAACGAATATGCCAACTTGTTAGGCGGTCGTCAGTTTGAACCGAAAGAAGAAAACCCGATGATTGGTTGGCGGGGTGCGTCTCGTTACTATGACCCCAACTACCGCGAAGCTTATGGGTTAGAATGTGTCGCCCTGAAACGGGTTCGGGACGAAATGGGCTTAACTAACGTGGTTCCGATGATTCCTTTCTGTCGGACTCCCGATGAAGGTCGCAAAGTGTTAGCGGAAATGGAAAAACACGGTCTGAAACGGGGTGAAAATGGGCTGCAAGTCTATGTGATGTGTGAATTGCCCAGTAACGTGATTTTCGCCGATGAATTCGCCCAAGTGTTCGACGGGTTCTCCATTGGGTCTAACGACTTAACCCAATTAACGTTAGGGTTAGACCGTGACTCGGCTTTAGTTGCTCATATCTTCGATGAACGCAACGAAGCCGTCCGGCGGATGGTGACCATTGCCATTAAAGCGGCTAAAAAATATGGTCGCAAAATTGGGATTTGTGGTCAAGCGCCTAGCGATTATCCAGAGTTTGCCCGCTTCTTAGTGGAATTGGGAATTGACTCCATGAGTTTGAATCCTGACTCTGTGATTAAAACGATTCTGGATATTGGCAAAATGGAAGAATCTGGCACGTTGTTAGATGAAGTCATGGACGTTGCCAAAGCCAAATAA
- a CDS encoding CIA30 family protein: MTEPQKGQWDGGRFLKTLAYFKVIPFIGNINWIQNLLGGGAKKRQEKPNIILVVGATGGVGKRVVQRLQQQGIKVRCLVRDRKKARTILGNTVDLIEADLTLPETLTPDVFQDINAIICCSGTKVQPVEGDTPNQEKYYQGIKFYMPEVVDIPELVEYKGIQNLINAAFPSLQKTGDKILFDFTHPTEDIKEIWGALDDIVMGGISESSLKLTPDGALFTGYVSTANSGGFVSVRTRNFEPSLNLSDYQGIELRVKGDGKRYKFIIRCNEGWDSVGYCYSFDTVYNIPITIRIPFEKLIPVFRAKTLNEGKPFNASQVFSLQLMLSKFEYDGALNPKFEPGLFQLEIESIKAYGGTILPRFVQVSSAGVTRPGKPGLNLEEEPPAVRLNEQLGGILTWKLRGEEVIRSSGIPYTIIRPCALTEQPGGSVLKFAQGDTIKGQVSRDDMAELCIQALTQPKACNTTFEVKAEQDSQTSNNWDELFSQLKSD, from the coding sequence ATGACAGAACCACAAAAAGGACAATGGGATGGCGGTCGGTTTCTGAAAACCCTGGCTTATTTTAAGGTTATTCCCTTTATTGGTAATATTAACTGGATACAAAATTTATTAGGGGGAGGGGCAAAAAAACGGCAAGAAAAACCCAATATTATATTAGTCGTGGGTGCGACGGGGGGAGTGGGAAAACGAGTGGTTCAACGGTTACAACAACAAGGCATTAAAGTGCGTTGTTTGGTTCGGGATCGGAAAAAAGCGAGAACAATATTAGGGAATACAGTAGACTTAATTGAAGCAGATTTAACCCTTCCTGAAACCTTAACCCCTGATGTTTTTCAAGATATTAACGCGATTATTTGTTGTAGCGGTACAAAAGTCCAACCCGTTGAAGGAGATACACCGAACCAAGAAAAATATTATCAGGGAATTAAGTTTTATATGCCGGAAGTAGTTGATATACCGGAGTTGGTGGAATATAAAGGCATTCAAAATTTAATTAATGCTGCATTTCCCAGCCTACAAAAAACAGGAGATAAAATTTTATTTGATTTTACCCACCCCACTGAAGACATTAAGGAAATTTGGGGAGCATTAGATGATATTGTTATGGGGGGTATTAGTGAAAGTTCGTTAAAGTTAACACCAGATGGCGCATTATTTACCGGATATGTTTCTACGGCGAATTCTGGGGGGTTTGTTTCCGTGCGAACTCGCAATTTTGAACCTTCTTTAAATTTATCTGATTATCAAGGAATTGAATTACGGGTTAAAGGTGATGGAAAACGCTATAAATTTATTATTCGCTGTAATGAAGGTTGGGATAGTGTGGGATATTGTTATTCTTTTGATACCGTGTACAATATTCCTATTACCATTCGGATTCCCTTTGAGAAATTAATTCCGGTGTTTCGTGCTAAAACCTTAAATGAAGGTAAACCCTTTAATGCTAGTCAGGTATTTTCCTTACAATTAATGTTGAGTAAATTTGAATATGATGGCGCATTAAACCCTAAATTTGAACCCGGACTTTTTCAATTAGAAATTGAATCCATTAAAGCCTACGGTGGAACCATTTTACCTCGATTTGTTCAGGTGAGTTCTGCGGGGGTAACTCGTCCAGGAAAACCCGGATTAAATTTAGAAGAAGAACCTCCTGCGGTGCGTTTAAATGAACAATTAGGGGGGATTTTAACTTGGAAATTACGAGGAGAAGAGGTGATTCGTTCGAGTGGTATTCCCTATACAATTATTCGTCCCTGTGCATTAACTGAACAACCGGGAGGTTCTGTGTTAAAATTTGCCCAAGGAGATACAATTAAAGGACAAGTCAGTCGGGATGATATGGCTGAATTATGTATCCAAGCGTTAACTCAACCAAAAGCCTGTAATACGACTTTTGAAGTTAAAGCAGAACAAGATAGTCAAACATCAAACAATTGGGATGAGTTATTTTCTCAACTCAAATCTGATTAA
- a CDS encoding DUF488 domain-containing protein: MKRKISNLKKRLILTFGYGNRKNYDIFLEYLKKYQVNFVIDVRMTPRAWSRKWYGNKLQEVCEAHNVKYISKTALGNTSGQQNWIPPDREAADIALGEVAELAEKGTVLLLCAEMNFHKCHRTDVASHLIKLISNSQIEHLE, encoded by the coding sequence ATGAAAAGAAAAATTTCTAACTTAAAAAAAAGGCTGATCCTAACCTTTGGATATGGTAATCGAAAAAATTATGATATATTTTTAGAATATCTGAAAAAATATCAGGTTAATTTTGTCATTGATGTGAGAATGACTCCCCGCGCTTGGAGTCGTAAATGGTATGGGAATAAACTTCAAGAAGTTTGTGAAGCTCATAATGTTAAATATATCTCTAAAACTGCTTTAGGTAATACATCCGGCCAACAAAATTGGATTCCTCCTGACCGAGAAGCAGCAGATATCGCTTTAGGTGAAGTTGCTGAACTTGCTGAAAAAGGAACGGTTTTATTATTATGTGCAGAAATGAACTTTCATAAATGTCATAGAACAGATGTTGCTAGTCATCTAATTAAACTAATTTCTAATAGCCAAATTGAACATTTAGAGTAG
- a CDS encoding M23 family metallopeptidase: MTKSKFLRPHTLLLLAGLMGVSLVGLGWKQQFAKAQPTEVATGLNWSGASFPVENFQDYTSPFGYRGEGFHYGLDLAAPQGSYIRNWWQGTVVEVWQDGRCGNGIAIQSGQWEHIYCHVQGTVEKTSQGTYFIDREGGIQLWEGQQVPSGTRIARVGMTGRTTGPHLHWGLKHSGRWVDPGRVLRSMYNQQIQQARGS, from the coding sequence ATGACAAAATCTAAATTCTTGCGTCCCCACACACTTCTGTTATTAGCGGGATTAATGGGTGTGAGTTTGGTGGGACTGGGATGGAAACAACAGTTCGCCAAAGCTCAACCGACTGAAGTAGCAACGGGTTTAAACTGGTCAGGAGCATCGTTTCCCGTTGAAAACTTTCAAGACTATACCTCTCCTTTTGGCTATCGGGGGGAAGGGTTTCACTATGGTTTAGATTTGGCAGCCCCTCAAGGCAGTTATATTCGTAACTGGTGGCAAGGGACGGTGGTAGAAGTGTGGCAAGATGGCCGTTGTGGTAACGGGATTGCTATTCAGTCTGGCCAATGGGAACATATTTATTGTCACGTTCAAGGGACTGTGGAAAAAACCAGCCAAGGGACTTATTTTATTGACCGAGAAGGGGGTATTCAACTTTGGGAAGGTCAGCAAGTTCCTTCGGGGACGAGAATTGCGAGAGTGGGGATGACCGGACGGACAACGGGCCCTCACCTCCATTGGGGTTTAAAACATAGTGGCCGTTGGGTTGATCCCGGTCGGGTGTTACGCTCGATGTACAATCAACAAATTCAACAAGCCAGAGGCAGTTAA
- a CDS encoding bile acid:sodium symporter family protein, protein MTLYSGTLTSSAITNNGYSQELIAQSPTPTSDQPSPRAPDEIPTSDTALLFQNNRYAVRVFRLGNKAYVNIYDKENKTLTLKKIPVSITLAKNPTKDPIKYVAVIGNEQYIVLISPLGSSELTIVKGGTVVYRQGSNQVEVAQKVPGVSDQTVSVNPTVALIKTIFINYAKLTLFILMFSMAIHWKIEDVVWIWKQPSLLLRSLFSVLIAVPLLGVLTTFIPGLTVAQRIGIGAMMACPGAPMIPFKSLKAGGDPKFIASLQFTVCVLAIVSIPLTALILSQFYPNQAWLSPQDIAKQVLFAQVLPMGIGVLLAEYIPQLAEDWVEPVNKIAKLMLLLALIILLAISLDKILSTGLMAYLAIGLLSIASLVCGHVLGGPKPETRTVLAYATATRNAGLAVLLVSLNFPNLDFIKSGIIDTLITYALIAAIVSIPYTAWRKRTMVKN, encoded by the coding sequence GTGACCTTGTACTCAGGGACGCTCACATCCTCTGCTATCACTAACAACGGCTATTCTCAGGAATTGATCGCCCAGTCTCCAACACCAACTTCCGATCAACCGTCTCCAAGGGCACCAGATGAAATTCCCACCTCAGATACAGCTTTATTGTTTCAAAATAACCGTTATGCAGTGAGAGTATTTCGACTAGGGAACAAAGCTTATGTCAATATCTATGACAAGGAAAACAAAACCCTAACCCTTAAAAAAATACCTGTTTCCATTACTCTAGCTAAAAACCCTACAAAAGATCCGATTAAATATGTTGCTGTGATCGGTAATGAACAATATATTGTTCTGATTAGTCCCTTGGGTTCTTCAGAGTTAACGATTGTCAAGGGGGGAACAGTTGTCTATCGCCAAGGAAGTAATCAGGTTGAAGTTGCTCAAAAAGTTCCTGGTGTCTCTGACCAAACTGTATCTGTCAATCCCACCGTTGCCTTGATCAAAACAATATTTATTAATTATGCCAAATTAACCCTCTTTATTCTGATGTTTTCGATGGCAATTCATTGGAAAATTGAGGATGTCGTCTGGATCTGGAAGCAACCATCTCTCCTGTTGCGATCGCTATTCTCGGTGTTAATTGCAGTACCCTTATTGGGCGTTTTAACCACATTCATTCCAGGTTTAACAGTAGCACAACGCATTGGTATTGGTGCAATGATGGCTTGTCCGGGTGCTCCCATGATTCCCTTTAAAAGTCTCAAAGCTGGGGGAGATCCCAAGTTTATTGCCAGTTTACAGTTTACGGTCTGTGTTCTAGCCATTGTTAGTATTCCCTTAACGGCTTTAATTCTGAGTCAGTTCTATCCCAATCAAGCTTGGTTATCCCCACAAGACATTGCTAAACAAGTGTTGTTTGCTCAGGTGTTACCGATGGGAATCGGCGTTTTACTAGCTGAATATATACCCCAGTTAGCAGAAGATTGGGTAGAACCCGTCAACAAAATTGCTAAATTGATGCTTTTACTAGCTCTGATCATTCTACTGGCTATCAGTCTGGACAAAATTCTGAGCACTGGATTGATGGCCTACTTGGCGATTGGTTTGCTCTCGATTGCTTCGCTGGTGTGTGGCCATGTTCTGGGTGGCCCCAAACCGGAAACGAGAACGGTTCTAGCCTATGCAACCGCAACTCGGAATGCGGGTTTAGCGGTTCTACTGGTTAGCTTGAATTTCCCCAATTTAGATTTTATCAAAAGTGGGATTATCGATACGCTGATTACCTATGCCTTAATTGCTGCGATTGTTTCTATTCCTTATACAGCTTGGCGTAAACGAACAATGGTTAAGAATTAG
- a CDS encoding spermidine synthase has protein sequence MSGSELKADFWVSEYITPWDIYVHGITQVLAYKKTQYQDMYVVETGAYGKALVLDGKWQSCTGDEFLYHEPLVHVASVYHGSPKKVAVLGGGEGATIREVLRWKTIECVAMIDLDGDVVEACKQHLPEMHQNAFDDPRTQLIIGDAIDFLEQTQQKWDIVISDLSDPIEEGPSFKLFTKEYFEKIQQILTPDGYGVIQAGPVSPNEMKLHVRLVNTLKTVFPQVHSYTSYISTYGSPWSFIIVSNQPMNTRPDPDSVDQLLQDQTIGGLRMFDGTTMLGMLQVPKHLRDAIASETEIYTLAEPPKFFGKGANA, from the coding sequence ATGTCGGGTAGTGAACTAAAAGCTGATTTTTGGGTAAGCGAGTATATCACACCTTGGGATATTTATGTACATGGAATTACCCAAGTATTAGCGTATAAAAAAACCCAGTATCAAGATATGTACGTTGTGGAAACGGGTGCCTATGGAAAAGCGTTAGTTCTTGATGGTAAATGGCAATCTTGTACGGGAGATGAATTTCTCTATCACGAACCCTTAGTTCATGTCGCTTCGGTTTATCACGGTTCTCCCAAAAAAGTGGCGGTTTTGGGGGGAGGAGAAGGAGCAACAATTCGAGAGGTTTTACGTTGGAAAACCATTGAATGTGTAGCTATGATTGACCTGGATGGAGATGTGGTGGAAGCCTGTAAACAACATCTGCCAGAAATGCACCAAAATGCTTTTGATGATCCCCGCACGCAACTGATTATCGGGGATGCGATTGACTTTTTAGAGCAGACTCAGCAAAAATGGGATATTGTGATTTCGGATTTATCCGATCCCATTGAAGAGGGGCCATCCTTCAAATTATTTACCAAAGAATATTTTGAAAAAATTCAGCAAATTTTAACTCCCGATGGTTATGGGGTGATTCAAGCTGGCCCAGTTTCCCCCAATGAAATGAAACTGCACGTTCGTTTGGTGAATACTCTGAAAACGGTATTTCCCCAGGTTCACTCTTATACCAGTTATATTTCCACCTACGGAAGTCCCTGGAGTTTCATTATCGTTTCTAACCAACCGATGAATACCCGTCCTGACCCCGACAGCGTGGATCAACTGTTGCAAGACCAAACCATCGGGGGATTACGGATGTTTGATGGAACAACGATGTTAGGAATGTTACAAGTACCCAAACATTTACGGGATGCGATCGCCTCTGAAACAGAGATTTATACTTTAGCTGAACCTCCGAAATTCTTTGGTAAAGGAGCCAATGCTTAA
- a CDS encoding helix-turn-helix domain-containing protein yields MNVTPCLEKPDFGSASSQNQNTCPIQYIVQIISSKWSVSILRELLIRNCRTHELLEALPGISTKTLTIRLRELEKYGIIERKVYAEIPPHVEYSLTDKGRQLQPVLIALKQAGEQLLQQEPCHCSIKL; encoded by the coding sequence ATGAATGTTACCCCTTGTCTCGAAAAACCAGACTTCGGTTCTGCAAGCTCCCAGAATCAAAACACTTGCCCGATTCAATATATTGTGCAAATCATCAGCAGCAAATGGTCAGTCTCAATTTTGCGGGAGTTACTAATCAGGAATTGTCGTACCCATGAATTGTTAGAGGCTTTACCCGGAATAAGTACGAAAACCTTGACAATTCGCCTGCGAGAATTAGAAAAATATGGTATTATTGAAAGGAAGGTCTATGCAGAAATACCCCCTCATGTTGAATATTCCTTAACCGATAAAGGCCGACAACTGCAACCTGTATTAATAGCTTTAAAACAAGCTGGAGAACAATTATTACAGCAAGAACCCTGTCACTGTTCCATCAAGCTTTAA
- a CDS encoding restriction endonuclease, with product MNQSLNIPSHSDLFEPTIKALKSLGGSGTVQEIYDQVCQLQSFSEQQQSILHKQGPQTEIDYRLGWVRTYLKVYGVLESVGRGVWSITEKGRNLQVINPKEINRFVNQTTRKKTEKVSSESVEDINLLPQPTIETIESISDQDQIPANSDIWIEKLLEILQQIPPDSFERLCQRILRESGFIKVEVTGRKGDGGIDGIGVLKIALLSFQVFFQCKRYKGSVGPSEIRDFRGAMVGRTDKGLFLTTGTFTSSAKQEATRDGAPVLDLIDGEQLCQILKDLNLGVETKMIKVVEINQNWFNHL from the coding sequence ATGAATCAATCCTTAAATATTCCCTCTCATAGCGATTTATTTGAACCCACAATTAAAGCTCTTAAATCTTTAGGAGGTTCAGGAACGGTGCAAGAAATTTATGATCAAGTCTGTCAACTTCAAAGTTTCTCAGAACAACAACAGAGTATTTTACATAAACAAGGGCCACAGACAGAAATTGACTATCGTTTAGGTTGGGTGAGAACTTATTTAAAAGTATATGGGGTTTTAGAAAGTGTAGGAAGAGGAGTATGGTCAATCACGGAGAAGGGGAGAAATCTACAAGTTATTAATCCTAAAGAAATTAATCGATTTGTCAATCAAACAACCCGAAAAAAAACTGAAAAGGTGAGTTCAGAATCTGTTGAAGATATTAATTTATTACCACAACCTACAATTGAAACAATAGAATCTATTTCAGATCAGGATCAGATTCCTGCTAATTCAGATATTTGGATAGAAAAACTATTAGAAATTTTACAACAAATTCCTCCTGATAGTTTTGAAAGATTATGTCAACGAATTTTAAGAGAATCCGGCTTTATTAAAGTTGAAGTAACCGGAAGAAAAGGAGATGGAGGAATTGATGGAATTGGAGTCTTAAAAATTGCCCTATTGAGTTTTCAAGTCTTCTTTCAATGTAAACGTTATAAGGGTTCTGTTGGCCCTTCTGAAATTCGAGATTTCCGAGGTGCTATGGTAGGAAGAACCGATAAAGGTTTATTTCTAACCACAGGAACTTTTACCAGTTCAGCCAAACAAGAAGCAACCCGTGACGGTGCGCCTGTATTGGATTTAATTGATGGGGAACAACTTTGTCAAATTCTCAAAGATTTGAATTTAGGAGTCGAAACAAAAATGATTAAAGTGGTTGAAATTAATCAAAATTGGTTCAATCATTTATAA
- a CDS encoding carbohydrate ABC transporter permease, which yields MLKFKPVFTPYLFLFPALLMLTLTVFWPALQAFYLSLFSYDLLTPPEWVGFKNFQQLWTDEVFWETLKNTLLYLIIVVPILVFAPLALAILVNQKLRGINGFRTAYYVPVVISMVVAGIAWKWLYAENGFLNQLLNAISFPPIPWLTSPHVALFSVMAVTIWKGLGYYMVIYLAGLQGIPLELYEAATIDGSDGLKKHWDITLPLMKPYMVLVGVISAISSTKVFEEVYIMTQGGPRNSSKTIVYYLYEQGFQQLEFGYACTIGLILFLIVLGLSILRLGIERFSETVNSNSPLL from the coding sequence ATGCTAAAGTTTAAACCTGTTTTTACGCCGTATTTATTTTTATTTCCTGCTTTATTAATGCTGACCTTAACCGTATTTTGGCCAGCGTTACAAGCGTTTTATTTAAGTTTGTTTAGTTATGACTTACTCACACCGCCAGAATGGGTTGGTTTCAAGAATTTTCAACAGTTATGGACAGATGAGGTCTTTTGGGAAACCTTAAAGAATACCTTGCTTTATTTAATTATTGTTGTTCCGATTTTAGTTTTTGCACCTTTAGCTTTAGCGATTTTAGTGAATCAAAAATTACGCGGAATTAATGGCTTTAGAACCGCCTATTATGTTCCCGTCGTGATTTCAATGGTGGTGGCGGGTATTGCGTGGAAATGGTTATATGCAGAAAATGGGTTTTTAAATCAACTTTTAAATGCGATTTCTTTTCCGCCTATTCCTTGGTTAACCAGTCCCCATGTCGCCTTATTTAGTGTGATGGCGGTGACGATTTGGAAAGGATTAGGGTATTATATGGTGATTTATTTAGCAGGATTACAAGGAATTCCCTTAGAATTGTATGAAGCCGCAACGATTGACGGTTCTGATGGGTTAAAAAAACATTGGGATATTACGTTACCCTTAATGAAACCTTACATGGTTTTAGTGGGGGTCATTTCAGCCATATCCTCAACGAAAGTGTTTGAAGAAGTGTATATTATGACCCAAGGAGGGCCAAGAAATAGTTCTAAAACGATTGTTTATTATTTGTATGAACAAGGCTTCCAACAATTAGAATTTGGTTATGCTTGTACCATTGGATTAATTTTATTTTTAATCGTTTTAGGATTATCGATTTTACGATTAGGGATTGAACGGTTTAGCGAGACTGTTAACAGCAATAGTCCGTTGCTGTAA
- a CDS encoding trans-aconitate 2-methyltransferase, producing MAPVPHWDAKLYDSHHSFVSNLAVDLLELLDPRIGEQILDLGCGTGHLSYKITNTGAEVIGIDKASTMIKRASQSYPGLNFLVADGANLTWTEQFDAVFSNAVLHWIQQPEKVVDGVWRVLKPGGRFVAEFGGKGNIDTIIAAIYAALDAAGYPQNKTLNPWYFPSIAEYGMLLESQGFQLKSATLMERPTALNDGDKGLRNWLKMFAGNFFEGIPLSKQLNIMTDIETRLRPKLFKNGSWIADYKRIRIVATKNKD from the coding sequence ATGGCTCCTGTGCCTCATTGGGATGCAAAACTCTACGACAGTCATCATAGCTTTGTCTCTAACTTAGCGGTAGATCTATTGGAATTGCTTGATCCCCGTATAGGAGAGCAGATTCTTGATCTCGGTTGTGGCACAGGTCATCTGAGCTATAAAATTACAAACACTGGGGCTGAAGTGATCGGAATTGACAAGGCTTCAACGATGATTAAACGCGCTAGTCAAAGTTACCCAGGCCTAAATTTTTTAGTGGCAGATGGAGCTAACTTAACCTGGACTGAACAGTTTGATGCAGTTTTCTCCAATGCAGTTTTACATTGGATTCAACAACCTGAAAAAGTTGTGGATGGGGTTTGGCGTGTCTTAAAACCCGGAGGGCGTTTTGTTGCAGAATTTGGAGGCAAGGGAAATATTGATACCATTATTGCCGCAATTTATGCAGCCTTAGATGCGGCTGGATATCCTCAAAACAAAACCTTAAATCCTTGGTATTTTCCGAGTATTGCTGAATATGGAATGCTTTTAGAATCACAAGGCTTCCAACTCAAGTCAGCAACATTAATGGAACGTCCAACTGCATTAAATGATGGAGACAAAGGGTTAAGAAATTGGCTGAAAATGTTTGCCGGAAATTTCTTTGAGGGGATTCCCCTTTCTAAACAACTCAATATTATGACTGATATCGAAACTCGCTTGCGCCCCAAATTATTCAAGAATGGCTCTTGGATTGCGGACTATAAGCGGATTCGCATTGTCGCAACTAAAAATAAGGATTAA
- a CDS encoding VOC family protein, translating into MESTPTLSPKILPPGLLRRVHHLALNVVNLQKSRYFYGTILGLHELVGDEVPSTLKGLVETGKVANFITPDGTVIDLFAEPDLNPPDPDPKKAFTRVNHLAFDIAPEDFEQAVEVLQSNSILIDHGPVTRPTGRGIYFYDPDGFMVEIRCDPST; encoded by the coding sequence ATGGAATCTACACCAACCCTATCCCCCAAAATCTTACCCCCTGGACTTCTCCGTCGCGTTCATCATCTTGCATTAAATGTTGTTAACTTACAAAAATCTCGCTATTTTTATGGTACAATATTAGGATTACATGAATTAGTTGGGGATGAAGTTCCCAGTACCTTAAAGGGTCTTGTTGAAACGGGAAAAGTCGCTAATTTTATTACCCCCGACGGGACAGTCATTGATTTATTTGCTGAACCCGATTTAAACCCCCCTGATCCTGATCCCAAAAAAGCGTTTACCCGTGTCAATCATTTAGCATTTGATATTGCACCAGAAGATTTTGAGCAAGCGGTAGAAGTCTTGCAGTCAAATTCTATTTTAATTGATCATGGCCCCGTCACCCGACCCACAGGACGTGGTATTTATTTTTATGACCCCGATGGTTTTATGGTAGAGATTCGTTGCGATCCTTCAACCTAA